The genomic window AGACTCTTTCCTTTCATTGAGTAAAGTTGCGACCTTCCTTCCATTTAGATCCCACAACTCCAATTTCACATGAGATGCTTGTTTCAATCGGAACGGAATCAGTGTTTTGGTCTGATAAGGATTAGGGAAATTTTGCTCTAACTCAAAAACTTTGAAAGTCTCTCTTTCGATATGCCCAATCCCTGTGGTTCCATTGCCCTGCACACTTACTTCAAGAAACGAGTGATACTCTCCTGTATTTGAATTCTCCTCAAGTGTGGTGAGCTGATACACATGACCGTCTGCAAATATATTGTCCTGAGCAAAACTCAAAGGATTGGCACCCTTGGGGTAAAGTGAGGAATTACTTGAATTTAATTCATTTTTTACCGAAAGTGGAAAGGTAAGCTGAGAAATTGCCGAATAGGATGAACTAACATAAACTTGAAAGTGAATGTGACATATACGGCCATTATACCACCCGGGAAATATTGTAATGAATTCCACTTCTCCATTGGCATCAGTAAATTGATATCCTCGCAGTTGAGTTCCATTTGGATTTCCAGGATTATTGCCGGTATTGTATCCAGAATAAACACCATTCTTATCGCAATGCCAGATATTTACTCTTAGGTTTCTCATTGGCTCACAATTATTCAGACCGAAAATTTTCAATTTTAGGTTCAATTTTACACCTTGTTCAGATTCTCTGACATCTTGCCGAAAGAAAGTTTGGTTTTCTGTCAAATCCAATGG from Saprospiraceae bacterium includes these protein-coding regions:
- a CDS encoding T9SS type A sorting domain-containing protein; its protein translation is MEACVLISSETAGPFPLDLTENQTFFRQDVRESEQGVKLNLKLKIFGLNNCEPMRNLRVNIWHCDKNGVYSGYNTGNNPGNPNGTQLRGYQFTDANGEVEFITIFPGWYNGRICHIHFQVYVSSSYSAISQLTFPLSVKNELNSSNSSLYPKGANPLSFAQDNIFADGHVYQLTTLEENSNTGEYHSFLEVSVQGNGTTGIGHIERETFKVFELEQNFPNPYQTKTLIPFRLKQASHVKLELWDLNGRKVATLLNERKESGDYQIEVNPSKLNIPNGNYVYQLEAVNSNGVFRLPKMMTQQK